A window from Bacteroidota bacterium encodes these proteins:
- a CDS encoding SprB repeat-containing protein — protein MHNPNGTATATATNVSYLWSNGETSASISGLSAGVYTVTVTDLSTGCTATCTSNVASNTSNPLVTCSATDNTNCSGAGNGTAAATASGVSYQWSGGETTSSISGLSAGTYTVTVTDNTTGCTSTCEAVVGAANSTPSATCQLIQNNNQCIVFNGQCSVATNAGNPAYLWSDGQATSIAVGLAPGIYTVTVTDLNSSCSASCSVEILNTPLPVPTANCSATDNNSCTTPNGTASVTTSAVNPTYLWNNGDTNNSISNLSAGTYTVTVTDQANGCTASCEATVGSVSGAPIVNCSSTNNSACGNPNGTAQVSSSSISVTYLWSNGATTNQLSGLLAGSYTVTVTDTTNGCIGSCVSVIADNIFNLTATCSATDEVNCNAPNGTVQVTDNSNAATYFWSNGETTSGVSGLSAGVYTVTVTDIASGCTQTCSAEIFANYDNVTISLINTDSVICFGNPDGAFEVEGLTNGSNVGPYSYTIDGLNYQASGSFNGLFAGTYTVGVYDSSNGCASTIVVDIYEPNPLEILISDVINIECYNDATGSINITPGGGTPPYTFLWSNGMTTEDLSNLVASLYTVTITDNNNCEFISAYDVFESPSYLIGLQNCCTSVSCFGASDGTAYVDVQGATPFSYGYIYQWNTNPIQTTALATGLSAGTWTITITDSLGCDTTLSVFVAEPNLLVAIPTVDQITCSGGNDGSISLSILGGVPFTSGSPYSVTWNTVPVQTTSSISGLSPGIYTATVTDSLGCNKYIVVTITEPDLIFVSMIGTDISCFGDDDGDATVDPVGGVGPYTYLWSNGQTTQIATNLLAGTYTVTVTDFNGCTVSSSITLNQPDEIVATYTVVDVSCPGAKDGKVLQTSLLGGSGPFTYLWNSAPAQTTASLINVNGGTYSVFIFDASGCSTSLTYTVNDPLPILCNGVMIPATCLNSNNGSIVLNPSGGSAPYSFLWSNGATSSSNLNLAPGIYTVTITDDKNCTTSCSYTVLQISGLSVTLQAFNISCNGAGNGSIISNVSGGISPYTYLWSNSSTNANLSNLQAGIYTLTVTDLNGCTGSSSVSITQPVALSCICNASVQNVTCFGGNNGSIMAQPIGGTPPYSYVWSNGQSTQAIGGLVGGNYTVTITDANGCIKVGVATVSQPTQLFAIIGCVQNVSCNGNNNGSACVSGIGGTPPYTYSWNTVPGQTTSIATGLSSGTYIATVTDVNGCTATSMVTITQPTAVVGCSINHTNISCFGSNNGTAQAVPSGGTSPYSYLWSNGSTTKTILNLASGVYTVTISDNNGCSSSCSVTIIQPPALATLYIVTKPSCNGGNNGSVDVTVTGGVAPYSYLWSTGATTQDVNGLNAGAYTLTITDANGCNLTANIFVGQPNVLNCSMTKTNVKCGGASTGSATVTASGGTPPYAYLWSNGKTIASNPGIPAGTYTVTITDANGCAKQCFVTITQPAILTCNVNVITNAGCNNNNGKAQVVATGGTAPYTYLWSTSPIQTNAIASGLGSGVYFVIVTDNKGCTTSCSVTIPSSNALSCGVFGTNVSCNGLADGTATVTVNGGSSPYTYVWNTSSASTTSSVSGLSAGTYTVTVTDNTGCTTSCLIVIVEPGLLSCTVTGFPIDCNGGNNGSATVNVSGGVGPYTYLWSNGNTTNAITALSAGTYSVTVTDVNNCSTSCSTTIITVTPIVCQIVGTDVSCNGGSDGTATVSASGGSGTLLFTWSTVPVQNAATATGLSAGTYSVTVTDANGCSSTCTIQINEPVLLECNAGVTNNISCFGGNDGEAEVVASGGTPGYTYIWSTSPVQTTAIATGLSSGNYIVIVTDANGCTTSCTVTLGQGSPLTCVALGTNTTCGQDNGSATVNVSGGTGGYTYLWSNGETTSTISNLPSGNYTVTVTDQNGCTTSCNTGINASSSLILIINKSNTNCNGTCTGTATVVSVAGGVAPYTYLWSNGQTTKTASSLCAGIAMVTVTDATGCESTASVTISQPPPLNVDIIKLNDVYCNGGTSGSAVATVSGGNSPFQFLWSNGATTQAVLNFAAGTYTVTVTDNKGCSGTASVTFTQPTLLTSSVSSANAACNGSATGSATVTASGGVTPYTYQWTTSPVQTTATASALPAGTYFVTVTDSNGCTSTASVIITQPPALICGITPVNPGCNNANSGSATVIVTGGTGSYTYLWNTGATTSSISGLGAGAYTVAVTDANGCSTTCQTILSNPAGLSVSTGVNPVTCNGLTNGTATAQASGGSSPYTYLWSNGQTTQTISGLAPGTYTVAATDANGCEASAIAVITEPTILSVITNSGNSTCGNSNGSAIAVASGGTPGYTFIWSNGQNGSAIGGLIAGTYTVTVTDANGCTVSTSVTIGSTASLQITITPTDILCYGASTGMAVANVTGGSGTYTYLWNTNPAQTTAFAIGIEAGTYTVFVDDNNGCTGSASVTITEPLPVECTTSSTKASCNGACDATAAVVATGGTGSYSYNWNTIPTQTTAIATGLCAGIYQVIVTDANGCSSTCSVTVGGSPLLTCSIAKLQFVKCGLPTGKLQAVAIGGTSPYTYLWNTGTTTKNLNNILGGTYTVTITDANGCTTSCYYDLKNHGPVDCFVTTIPSTCGGCNGQATVLASGGGLIFKYLWSNGKTTKTIKNLCAGTYIVTVSDQFNCTKTCQAVIVTNNNLSCTVSGSNIQCNGGSNGFASVSAVGGNGTYTYLWTTGATTQLVTGLTAGTYTVTVTSGGNCSTTCSIVLTKPGPLLCDITPSDASCGQCNGSGILNVTGGTPPYTYQWSNGITTSIATGLCSGSYSALVTDANGCSTACSVTINSVGSISCNASATNVLCNGGTNGTATVAAVGAGSYVYLWSNGQTTVTATGLAAGTYTVTVSAGIGCSTTCSVLVTQPAQLMCNITSTTSSCGQCNGTASVVANGGTPGYTYLWNNGATTSSTASLCAGSYTVTVTDSNGCTTICNINVGTSNNISCIITKTNVKCNGGNNGTATVNPTGGSGYTYLWSNGQTTKTATGLSAGVYTATVTSSSGCTTTCTVNITQPQALSCTITPTDASCGLCNGAVIVSASGGKAPYTYIWSNGATTKDLTAVCAGTYTITITDANGCTRTCSAVVNSSNGITCTISKTNVSCFGGNNGTATVNATGGSAYTYLWSNGQTSQTATGLVTGTYEVTVTSGAGCTTTCSVNIFSPLPLSCQATSTSSPCGQCIGTAVASGADGVAPYSFLWSNSATTASISNLCAGTYTVTVTDANGCTSSCITVVSGAGTIGCSIISTPITCHNGSNGTATANGSGGINYTYLWSTGASSQSIANLAAGTYTVTISAGNCTSTCSVVLNNPNLLTCNVFVTATSCGSNCTGTVSATVNGGVAPYTYQWNNGATTSSLNNVCAATYTVVITDSRGCTTSCSGTVSGGTGISCTTAKTNVSCNGGNNGTATVNATGGSGYTYLWSNAQTNQTATSLIAGTYTVTVTASNGCSTTCTAVITQPTVLSCSISGSNATCGACNGSATVSATGGTGTKTFVWSNGSTTATISSLCAGTYIATVTDIRGCTSTCSIVITATSSIACTTTKTNVSCNGGNNGTATVNATGGSGYTYLWSNAQTNQTATGLIAGTYTVTVTASNGCTTTCTAVITQPTALSCSISGSNATCGACNGSATVSATGGTGTKTFVWSNGSTTATISSLCAGTYIATVTDANGCTSTCSIVITATSSITCTTTKTNVSCNGGNNGTATVNATGGSGYTYLWSNAQTNQTATGLIAGTYTVTVTASNGCTTTCTAVITQPTALSCSISGSNATCGACNGSATVSATGGTGTKTLYGAWINHGNNFKFLRYLYCYRDRCQRMYINLRIG, from the coding sequence TTGCACAACCCAAATGGAACTGCGACTGCTACCGCAACCAATGTAAGTTACTTATGGAGCAATGGAGAAACCAGTGCAAGCATCAGCGGCTTAAGTGCCGGAGTATATACGGTAACAGTAACTGACCTGAGCACAGGATGCACCGCAACATGCACAAGCAATGTTGCAAGTAATACAAGCAACCCACTAGTAACCTGCAGCGCAACCGATAATACCAATTGCAGTGGAGCCGGCAATGGAACGGCCGCAGCTACTGCTTCGGGCGTAAGCTATCAATGGAGTGGTGGAGAGACTACATCAAGTATCAGCGGTTTATCAGCCGGAACTTATACAGTAACAGTAACAGATAACACAACCGGATGTACATCAACCTGTGAGGCAGTAGTAGGTGCTGCAAATTCAACTCCAAGTGCAACTTGTCAATTAATTCAGAATAATAATCAATGTATAGTTTTTAACGGGCAATGTTCGGTTGCTACCAATGCAGGCAATCCTGCATATTTATGGAGCGATGGCCAAGCAACTTCGATTGCTGTTGGTTTAGCGCCAGGCATTTATACAGTGACAGTAACCGATTTGAATAGCAGTTGTTCTGCTTCTTGCAGCGTTGAAATATTAAATACACCTCTTCCAGTTCCTACGGCTAATTGTTCAGCGACAGACAATAATTCATGTACAACACCAAATGGCACCGCTTCAGTTACTACCTCAGCAGTTAATCCTACCTATTTATGGAATAATGGAGACACAAACAATTCCATTTCGAATTTATCTGCTGGTACATATACCGTTACGGTTACTGACCAGGCCAACGGATGCACCGCATCGTGCGAAGCCACAGTAGGTTCTGTTTCAGGCGCACCGATTGTAAATTGCAGTTCAACAAATAATTCAGCTTGTGGAAACCCCAATGGGACTGCTCAAGTGAGCTCAAGTTCAATAAGCGTTACATATTTATGGAGTAATGGCGCAACTACCAATCAACTTTCCGGATTGCTTGCAGGATCATATACGGTTACAGTAACAGATACTACAAATGGTTGCATTGGTTCTTGTGTTTCAGTAATTGCAGATAATATATTTAACCTCACAGCTACATGCTCGGCAACTGATGAAGTAAATTGTAATGCCCCGAACGGAACGGTACAAGTAACTGATAATTCAAATGCGGCTACTTATTTCTGGAGTAATGGTGAAACCACTTCAGGGGTTTCAGGATTGAGCGCAGGGGTCTACACGGTTACTGTAACTGATATTGCTTCAGGCTGCACACAAACATGCAGTGCTGAAATATTTGCAAATTATGATAATGTTACAATTAGTTTAATCAACACTGATAGTGTTATTTGCTTTGGTAATCCTGATGGCGCTTTTGAGGTAGAGGGCCTTACCAATGGAAGCAACGTGGGGCCTTATTCTTATACAATCGATGGGCTTAATTATCAAGCGTCAGGATCATTTAACGGACTATTTGCCGGGACATATACCGTTGGGGTGTATGATTCATCAAACGGATGTGCAAGCACTATTGTGGTTGATATTTATGAACCCAATCCACTTGAGATATTAATCAGTGATGTTATAAATATTGAATGTTATAACGATGCCACCGGATCTATTAATATCACTCCGGGTGGAGGCACTCCGCCTTATACATTTTTATGGAGTAATGGCATGACCACCGAAGATTTATCAAATCTGGTTGCATCACTTTATACGGTTACCATTACTGACAATAACAATTGTGAGTTTATAAGTGCTTATGATGTCTTTGAAAGTCCAAGCTATTTGATTGGGTTGCAAAACTGTTGTACTTCGGTTTCTTGTTTTGGTGCTTCCGATGGAACCGCCTATGTAGATGTTCAAGGTGCAACACCTTTCAGTTACGGATATATATATCAATGGAATACTAATCCTATACAAACTACTGCTCTTGCTACGGGGTTATCTGCAGGAACTTGGACAATTACAATTACAGACTCTTTAGGTTGCGACACAACGCTTTCAGTGTTCGTTGCAGAGCCTAATTTATTAGTGGCTATTCCAACAGTAGATCAGATAACTTGCAGCGGTGGTAACGATGGATCAATCAGCTTATCAATTCTTGGAGGTGTTCCATTCACCTCTGGAAGTCCATATTCAGTAACCTGGAATACTGTTCCGGTACAAACGACAAGTTCAATATCTGGGTTGAGTCCCGGTATATATACCGCAACTGTTACCGATTCGCTTGGATGCAATAAATATATTGTAGTCACTATAACAGAACCTGATCTGATTTTTGTTTCAATGATTGGTACGGATATTTCTTGCTTTGGAGATGATGATGGGGATGCTACCGTTGACCCTGTTGGAGGAGTTGGGCCTTATACATATCTATGGAGTAACGGCCAAACAACTCAAATTGCCACAAATCTTTTAGCCGGAACATATACCGTTACTGTTACAGATTTTAACGGATGTACAGTGAGTTCATCCATTACTTTAAATCAACCGGATGAAATTGTTGCAACATATACTGTTGTTGATGTTAGTTGTCCTGGTGCAAAGGATGGAAAAGTTTTGCAGACTAGTTTATTGGGTGGTAGCGGGCCTTTTACTTACCTATGGAATTCAGCCCCCGCTCAAACTACTGCGAGCTTGATTAATGTAAATGGTGGAACTTATTCCGTGTTTATTTTTGATGCATCGGGATGTTCTACTTCTTTAACATATACCGTAAACGATCCATTGCCTATATTATGCAATGGGGTAATGATTCCAGCAACTTGTTTGAATTCAAACAACGGCAGTATTGTTTTAAATCCTTCAGGCGGATCAGCGCCATACTCCTTCTTATGGTCTAATGGTGCAACAAGTAGTTCAAATTTAAATTTAGCACCAGGAATATATACTGTTACAATCACTGATGATAAAAATTGCACTACTTCATGCTCTTATACTGTTTTACAGATAAGTGGCTTATCAGTAACCTTACAGGCGTTTAATATTTCATGTAATGGTGCTGGAAACGGATCTATTATTTCTAATGTATCAGGTGGTATCTCTCCCTATACTTATTTATGGTCAAATAGTAGTACAAATGCTAATCTAAGTAATTTGCAGGCTGGCATCTACACATTAACCGTTACAGATCTTAATGGATGCACTGGATCAAGTTCAGTGTCAATAACTCAACCAGTTGCACTTTCATGTATTTGCAATGCTTCTGTACAAAATGTAACGTGTTTTGGTGGTAATAATGGGTCTATAATGGCTCAGCCAATCGGTGGAACCCCGCCTTACAGTTATGTATGGTCAAATGGCCAGTCAACACAGGCTATAGGCGGATTGGTTGGCGGCAACTATACTGTTACCATAACCGATGCAAATGGATGTATTAAAGTTGGGGTTGCAACTGTTTCACAACCTACCCAATTATTTGCCATAATCGGGTGCGTTCAAAATGTTTCATGTAATGGAAATAATAATGGTTCGGCTTGTGTTAGTGGAATTGGTGGAACACCACCATATACCTATAGCTGGAATACTGTGCCAGGGCAGACAACTAGTATTGCTACCGGCCTTAGTTCAGGAACATATATTGCTACTGTTACAGATGTAAACGGATGTACAGCCACATCAATGGTGACCATAACTCAGCCTACAGCTGTAGTTGGTTGTAGTATTAACCATACCAATATATCATGCTTTGGAAGTAACAATGGTACAGCCCAGGCGGTGCCAAGCGGAGGTACTTCACCATATTCCTATTTGTGGAGTAATGGCAGTACTACTAAGACTATCTTAAATCTTGCTTCAGGAGTTTATACGGTTACTATAAGTGACAATAACGGCTGTTCTTCTTCATGCAGTGTAACAATAATTCAGCCCCCAGCATTGGCAACATTATATATTGTTACTAAGCCATCATGTAATGGAGGCAATAATGGTTCCGTTGATGTTACTGTAACCGGAGGGGTAGCACCATATTCTTATCTTTGGTCAACCGGTGCAACCACACAGGATGTTAATGGCCTTAATGCTGGTGCTTATACATTAACTATTACAGATGCAAATGGATGTAATCTTACAGCGAACATTTTTGTTGGCCAACCCAACGTACTTAATTGCAGCATGACCAAAACAAATGTTAAGTGCGGGGGAGCATCTACTGGGTCTGCAACCGTAACCGCATCAGGAGGAACTCCTCCTTATGCTTATTTATGGTCAAATGGCAAAACCATAGCAAGCAATCCTGGCATTCCTGCTGGGACATATACTGTAACGATTACAGATGCTAATGGATGTGCCAAACAATGTTTTGTAACCATTACGCAACCAGCTATTTTAACATGTAATGTAAATGTAATAACTAATGCAGGTTGTAACAATAATAATGGCAAAGCGCAGGTAGTAGCAACAGGAGGCACAGCCCCTTATACATATTTATGGTCAACATCGCCAATACAGACAAACGCTATTGCATCCGGGCTAGGCTCCGGAGTGTACTTTGTTATTGTAACTGATAATAAGGGATGTACTACTTCATGCTCTGTTACAATACCATCATCCAATGCATTAAGTTGCGGGGTATTCGGCACAAATGTATCTTGTAATGGATTGGCAGATGGAACTGCTACTGTTACTGTAAATGGTGGGTCTTCCCCTTATACTTATGTGTGGAATACTTCCAGTGCTTCCACTACATCATCAGTAAGTGGTTTGTCGGCTGGAACATACACGGTTACAGTTACAGACAATACTGGATGTACTACTTCATGCCTCATTGTTATTGTTGAACCAGGATTATTATCATGCACAGTCACAGGATTCCCAATTGATTGTAATGGAGGGAATAATGGTTCTGCTACTGTAAATGTGAGTGGAGGAGTTGGTCCATATACCTATTTGTGGAGTAATGGTAATACAACCAACGCAATAACCGCGTTGTCAGCCGGAACATACAGCGTTACTGTAACAGATGTTAATAACTGCTCTACTTCTTGTTCAACAACAATTATTACAGTTACACCAATTGTATGCCAAATAGTAGGAACAGACGTTTCTTGTAATGGAGGCTCAGATGGAACAGCTACTGTAAGTGCTTCTGGGGGAAGTGGAACATTATTATTTACTTGGAGTACAGTTCCTGTTCAGAATGCTGCAACAGCCACAGGGCTGTCAGCCGGTACCTATTCAGTTACAGTTACTGATGCCAATGGATGTTCATCTACATGTACCATACAAATTAATGAGCCGGTACTGTTAGAGTGTAATGCCGGGGTAACCAATAATATTTCTTGTTTTGGTGGCAATGATGGCGAAGCTGAAGTTGTTGCAAGCGGAGGCACACCCGGATATACTTATATATGGAGTACATCTCCGGTTCAAACAACAGCAATAGCAACAGGTCTGTCATCGGGAAATTATATCGTAATTGTGACGGATGCTAATGGATGCACTACTTCGTGCACCGTTACACTTGGCCAAGGTTCGCCATTGACATGCGTTGCCTTAGGCACTAATACTACATGTGGGCAGGATAATGGCTCCGCTACTGTAAATGTTTCGGGTGGAACAGGCGGCTATACCTATTTGTGGTCAAATGGTGAAACTACCTCGACTATTAGTAATTTGCCTTCAGGTAATTATACAGTAACCGTAACCGATCAAAATGGTTGTACAACCAGTTGTAATACCGGTATTAATGCTTCCTCTTCTTTAATACTTATTATTAATAAGTCGAACACGAATTGTAATGGAACCTGCACAGGAACAGCAACCGTTGTAAGTGTTGCTGGCGGAGTTGCTCCTTATACTTACTTATGGAGTAACGGACAAACAACCAAAACCGCCAGCAGTTTATGTGCTGGAATTGCTATGGTTACAGTAACTGACGCCACAGGATGTGAAAGCACTGCGAGCGTAACAATTTCACAACCTCCACCATTAAATGTAGATATTATCAAATTAAACGATGTTTATTGTAACGGAGGCACTAGTGGAAGTGCTGTTGCTACGGTATCTGGTGGTAATTCACCTTTCCAGTTCTTGTGGTCAAATGGAGCAACTACTCAAGCAGTTTTAAATTTTGCAGCAGGAACCTATACGGTTACTGTTACAGATAATAAAGGTTGTTCTGGAACGGCTTCAGTAACATTTACCCAGCCAACACTTTTAACTTCTTCAGTTTCCTCAGCGAATGCAGCTTGCAATGGAAGCGCAACTGGTAGTGCAACAGTAACTGCATCAGGAGGAGTTACACCTTATACATATCAATGGACCACCTCGCCTGTTCAAACTACCGCTACCGCTTCAGCGTTACCTGCAGGCACCTATTTTGTAACAGTTACAGATAGCAATGGATGTACTTCAACGGCTTCGGTTATAATAACACAACCACCGGCTTTAATTTGTGGAATAACTCCGGTTAATCCAGGTTGTAATAATGCAAATTCTGGATCTGCTACTGTTATTGTTACTGGTGGCACTGGATCATACACATATTTATGGAATACAGGAGCTACAACAAGTAGTATTTCGGGTCTCGGAGCTGGAGCATACACTGTTGCTGTTACCGATGCAAATGGATGTAGCACTACCTGTCAGACAATATTGTCAAATCCTGCTGGATTAAGCGTGTCTACAGGAGTAAATCCGGTAACATGTAATGGATTAACTAATGGCACAGCAACTGCGCAGGCTTCCGGAGGCTCATCTCCATATACTTATTTATGGAGCAATGGCCAAACTACACAAACCATATCGGGATTAGCACCTGGCACCTATACAGTTGCTGCAACGGATGCTAATGGTTGCGAAGCCTCAGCAATAGCAGTAATTACAGAACCGACAATTTTAAGCGTGATTACCAATTCGGGCAATTCAACTTGTGGAAATTCGAATGGCAGTGCAATAGCTGTTGCAAGTGGTGGAACTCCTGGTTATACATTTATATGGTCAAATGGACAAAATGGAAGTGCAATAGGTGGATTAATAGCAGGAACATATACCGTAACAGTTACTGATGCTAATGGTTGTACTGTTTCGACTAGCGTAACAATAGGAAGTACAGCAAGCTTGCAAATTACCATCACTCCTACAGATATATTATGTTATGGGGCATCTACCGGAATGGCAGTAGCCAATGTAACTGGCGGAAGTGGAACGTATACCTATTTATGGAATACAAATCCGGCTCAAACTACTGCTTTTGCAATTGGAATTGAGGCTGGAACCTATACCGTTTTTGTTGATGACAATAATGGATGTACCGGCTCGGCAAGTGTTACTATTACCGAGCCATTACCAGTAGAATGTACTACCTCCTCAACTAAAGCAAGCTGCAATGGTGCATGCGATGCAACCGCTGCAGTTGTTGCTACAGGAGGAACCGGAAGCTATTCATATAACTGGAATACAATTCCAACACAAACTACCGCTATTGCAACCGGCCTTTGTGCTGGAATATATCAAGTGATAGTAACTGATGCAAATGGATGTTCAAGTACATGTAGTGTTACGGTTGGTGGCTCACCTTTGCTCACATGTTCTATTGCAAAATTACAATTTGTAAAATGTGGATTACCAACAGGAAAGTTGCAAGCAGTGGCAATTGGAGGAACTTCACCATACACTTACTTGTGGAACACAGGAACCACTACCAAAAATCTTAATAACATATTAGGAGGCACTTATACAGTTACTATAACAGACGCGAATGGATGTACTACTTCTTGTTATTATGATCTTAAGAATCATGGTCCTGTTGATTGTTTCGTTACAACTATTCCTTCAACTTGCGGAGGATGCAACGGACAAGCTACAGTACTTGCTTCTGGCGGAGGGCTCATTTTCAAATATTTATGGAGCAATGGAAAAACTACCAAGACCATTAAAAATCTTTGCGCTGGAACGTACATTGTAACCGTTTCAGACCAGTTTAATTGTACTAAAACATGTCAGGCAGTAATTGTTACGAATAACAATTTAAGTTGTACAGTAAGTGGAAGTAATATTCAATGTAATGGTGGAAGCAATGGTTTTGCATCGGTTTCAGCGGTTGGAGGCAATGGAACGTATACCTACTTATGGACTACCGGTGCTACTACGCAGCTGGTGACCGGATTAACGGCAGGAACATATACTGTAACAGTAACATCAGGAGGAAATTGTTCGACTACTTGCTCAATTGTATTAACCAAGCCAGGTCCACTTCTTTGCGATATAACTCCTTCAGATGCAAGTTGTGGGCAATGTAATGGCAGTGGAATACTAAATGTTACTGGGGGCACCCCTCCTTATACGTATCAATGGAGCAATGGAATTACCACATCCATTGCAACAGGCTTATGTAGCGGAAGCTATTCAGCATTAGTAACCGATGCAAATGGATGCTCTACCGCATGTAGCGTTACCATCAATTCTGTAGGAAGCATTTCATGCAATGCAAGTGCTACTAATGTGCTGTGTAATGGTGGAACCAATGGTACGGCAACTGTCGCAGCCGTTGGTGCCGGAAGCTATGTATATTTATGGAGTAACGGACAAACCACAGTTACCGCAACTGGTTTAGCTGCAGGTACATATACTGTAACTGTGTCTGCTGGAATTGGATGTTCAACAACTTGTTCTGTATTAGTAACACAACCTGCACAGTTAATGTGCAATATAACCTCTACAACTTCCTCATGCGGACAATGTAATGGAACAGCTTCAGTAGTTGCCAATGGCGGAACTCCCGGTTATACATACTTATGGAATAATGGTGCTACTACATCTTCAACCGCTTCTTTGTGTGCAGGTTCGTATACAGTAACTGTTACCGATTCGAACGGCTGTACAACTATTTGCAATATTAATGTTGGCACATCAAACAACATTTCTTGCATTATTACCAAAACAAATGTAAAGTGTAATGGAGGTAATAATGGTACAGCTACCGTTAATCCAACTGGCGGAAGTGGTTATACGTATTTATGGAGTAATGGACAAACAACCAAGACTGCTACAGGATTAAGCGCTGGAGTATATACTGCTACGGTTACATCTTCTTCAGGTTGTACTACAACCTGTACTGTAAATATTACACAACCTCAGGCACTTAGTTGCACTATAACACCAACGGACGCTAGTTGCGGACTTTGTAATGGTGCAGTTATAGTTAGTGCAAGTGGAGGAAAAGCGCCATATACATATATATGGAGTAATGGAGCTACAACTAAAGACCTAACTGCTGTTTGTGCCGGCACATACACTATAACTATTACTGATGCAAATGGTTGCACAAGGACATGCAGTGCTGTAGTAAATTCAAGCAATGGCATAACTTGTACAATTAGTAAGACGAACGTATCTTGTTTTGGAGGAAATAATGGAACCGCTACAGTAAATGCAACAGGCGGCTCAGCATATACTTATTTGTGGAGCAATGGGCAAACAAGCCAAACTGCCACCGGATTAGTAACTGGAACATATGAAGTAACCGTAACTTCTGGAGCGGGATGCACTACCACATGTTCTGTAAACATCTTCTCTCCATTGCCACTTTCTTGTCAGGCCACTTCTACCTCATCGCCATGTGGCCAATGCATAGGCACGGCTGTGGCCTCCGGTGCAGATGGTGTGGCTCCATATTCATTCTTATGGAGCAACAGTGCAACAACTGCATCTATATCCAACCTATGTGCAGGAACGTATACTGTAACTGTAACAGACGCAAATGGATGTACTTCAAGTTGCATAACTGTAGTGAGTGGTGCAGGTACAATAGGTTGCTCAATAATCAGCACCCCAATCACATGCCATAATGGAAGCAATGGCACCGCAACAGCAAATGGCAGCGGAGGCATTAATTATACTTACTTATGGAGCACTGGAGCTTCATCGCAGTCAATAGCAAACTTAGCCGCTGGCACTTATACGGTTACAATTTCTGCAGGAAATTGTACATCGACATGTTCAGTTGTTTTAAACAATCCAAACTTACTTACATGTAATGTTTTTGTCACCGCTACAAGTTGTGGTTCCAATTGCACAGGAACTGTTTCGGCAACTGTTAACGGAGGAGTTGCTCCATATACCTATCAATGGAACAATGGTGCAACAACTAGCAGTTTAAACAATGTATGTGCGGCCACCTATACAGTTGTAATTACCGATAGCAGAGGTTGCACAACTTCATGTTCAGGAACAGTTTCGGGAGGCACGGGTATTTCATGCACCACCGCCAAGACGAATGTAAGTTGTAATGGTGGAAACAATGGCACTGCAACCGTAAATGCAACCGGAGGTTCAGGATATACTTATCTATGGAGTAATGCTCAAACCAACCAAACGGCTACCAGCCTTATAGCTGGTACCTATACGGTAACGGTAACAGCAAGCAATGGTTGCAGCACAACATGCACGGCAGTTATTACACAACCTACCGTATTAAGTTGTAGTATAAGCGGCAGCAATGCCACTTGTGGAGCATGTAACGGCAGCGCCACAGTAAGTGCAACAGGCGG